One window of the Prionailurus bengalensis isolate Pbe53 chromosome E1, Fcat_Pben_1.1_paternal_pri, whole genome shotgun sequence genome contains the following:
- the PER1 gene encoding period circadian protein homolog 1 isoform X2, producing MRGSAWHYATRLLAPRSFHSAEGCNGGGQAAGGRSRGQVLPGIELLSSQRLASPTSLPQPGRPAPSCALVVASLPALFPPCPPHGADMNGPLEGADGGGDSGPGESFCPGGAPSPGPPQHRSCPGPSLADDTDANSNGSSGNESNGPESRGASQRSSHSSSSGNGKDSALLETTESSKSTNSQSPSPPSSSIAYSLLSASSEQDNPSTSGCSSEQSARARTQKELMTALRELKLRLPPERRGKGRSGTLATLQYALACVKQVQANQEYYQQWSLEEGEPCAMDMSTYTLEELEHITSEYTLRNQDTFSVAVSFLTGRIIYISEQAGTLLRCKRDVFRGARFSELLAPQDVGVFYGSTAPSRLPTWGAGASAGSGLKDFTQEKSVFCRIRGGPDRDSGPRYQPFRLTPYVTKIRVSDGAPAQPCCLLIAERIHSGYEAPRIPPDKRIFTTRHTPSCLFQDVDERFAQDLEGRGWGGLRPWLLSDASSPRRAAPLLGYLPQDLLGAPVLLFLHPEDRPLMLAIHKKILQLAGQPFDHSPIRFCARNGEYVTMDTSWAGFVHPWSRKVAFVLGRHKVRTAPLNEDVFTPPAPSPALSLDSDIQELSEQIHRLLLQPVHSPSPTGLCGVGPAASPGPLLSPGSSSDSNGGDAEGPGPPAPVTFQQICKDVHLVKHQGQQLFIESRAWPPPRPRLPAAGTFKAKTLSCQSPDPELEMVPAPVQAPLTLTPEEVERKEANGCSYQQINCLDSILRYLESCNIPSTTKRKCASSSCTTSSASDDDKQRTGPLPLGAKKDASAVLSGEGAVPQKEPVVGGALSPLALANKAESVVSVTSQCSFSSTIVHVGDKKPPESDIIMMEDLPGLAPGPAPSPAPSPTVAPDPAPDAYRPVGLTKAVLSLHTQKEEQAFLSRFRDLGRLRGLDGSSPAPLAPGERGCHHGPAPPGRRHHCRSKAKRSRHHQTPRAEAPCFTSHPSPVPPSAPWPPPPATAPFPAVVQPYPLPVFPRGGPHPPPSAPASGPPAAFPAPLVTPMVALVLPNYLFPTPSGYPYGVPQTPAEGPPTPASHSPSPPLPPPPPSPPHRPDSPLFNSRCSSPLQLNLLQLEEPPRVEGGAVAGGTGSSAGPPPPSEEAAEPEARLVEVTESSNQDALSGSSDLLELLLQEDSRSGTGSASSGSGLGSGSGSGSGAGSHEGGSTSASITRSSQSSHTSKYFGSVDSSEAEAGAAPARAEPGEQVIKYVLQDPIWLLMANADQRVMMTYQVPSRDMASVLKQDRERLRAMQKQQPRFSEDQRRELGAVHSWVRKGQLPRALDVMACVDCGSSTRDPGHPDDPLFSELDGLGLEPMEEGGGEGGGGGGGGGSGEGEGGEEAGAQAGARASSSQDLAMEEEEQGGSPSSPALPATENGTS from the exons ATGAGGGGCAGTGCCTGGCATTATGCAACCCGCCTCCTGGCCCCGCGAAGCTTCCACTCGGCTGAGGGCTGCAACGGCGGCGGGCAGGCGGCCGGAGGGCGCTCGCGCGGCCAG GTACTGCCTGGGATCGAACTTCTCAGTTCTCAGAGGCTTGCGTCTCCCACCTCACTCCCCCAGCCAGGCCGCCCGGCCCCCTCGTGCGCTCTCGTGGTGGCCTCTCTGCCTGCTCTGTTTCCCCCTTGCCCTCCCCATGGCGCAGACATGAATGGCCCCCTGGAAGgggctgatgggggaggggactcCGGACCGGGGGAGTCCTTTTGCCCTGGAGGGGCCCCATCCCCTGGGCCGCCACAGCACCGGTCTtgccctggccccagcctggCTGATGACACAGATGCCAACAGCAATGGCTCCAGCGGCAACGAGTCCAACGGGCCCGAGTCCAGGGGCGCATCCCAGCGGAGCTCACACAGCTCCTCCTCTGGCAACGGCAAGGACTCCGCCCTGCTGGAGACCACTGAGAGCAGCAAGAG CACGAACTCTCAGagtccctccccacccagcagcTCCATTGCCTACAGCCTCCTGAGCGCCAGCTCTGAGCAGGACAACCCGTCTACCAGTGGCTGCAG CAGTGAACAGTCCGCCCGGGCCAGGACCCAGAAGGAACTCATGACGGCTCTGCGGGAGCTCAAGCTTCGGCTGCCGCCAGAGCGTCGGGGCAAGGGCCGCTCCGGGACCCTGGCCACGCTTCAGTATGCTCTGGCCTGTGTCAAGCAGGTGCAGG CCAACCAGGAATACTACCAGCAGTGGAGCCTGGAGGAGGGCGAACCTTGTGCCATGGACATGTCCACCTATACCCTGGAGGAGCTGGAGCACATCACGTCTGAGTATACGCTCCGCAACCAG GATACCTTCTCCGTGGCGGTCTCCTTCCTGACGGGCCGCATCATCTACATCTCAGAGCAGGCGGGTACCCTGCTGCGCTGCAAGCGGGACGTGTTCCGGGGCGCCCGCTTCTCTGAGCTCCTGGCCCCCCAGGACGTGGGCGTCTTCTACGGTTCCACTGCCCCATCTCGCCTGCCCACCTGGGGCGCCGGGGCCTCAGCAG GTTCAGGCCTCAAGGACTTCACCCAGGAGAAGTCTGTCTTCTGCCGTATCAG AGGGGGTCCTGACCGGGATTCAGGGCCTCGGTACCAGCCATTCCGCCTAACGCCGTATGTGACCAAGATCCGGGTCTCAGATGGGGCCCCCGCGCAGCCATGCTGCCTGCTCATTGCAGAGCGCATCCACTCGGGTTACGAAG CTCCCCGGATCCCTCCTGACAAGAGGATCTTCACTACTCGGCACACGCCCAGCTGCCTCTTCCAGGATGTGGACGAAAGGTTTGCTCAGGAcctggagggaagggggtggggagggctgaggCCATGGCTACTCTCTGATGCCTCCTCCCCTCGCAGGGCCGCCCCCCTGCTGGGCTACCTTCCCCAGGACCTCCTGGGGGCCCCAGTCCTCCTGTTCCTGCACCCTGAGGACCGGCCCCTCATGTTGGCCATCCACAAGAAGA TCCTGCAGTTGGCTGGCCAGCCCTTCGATCACTCCCCCATCCGCTTCTGCGCCAGGAATGGGGAGTACGTCACCATGGACACCAGCTGGGCCGGCTTCGTGCACCCCTGGAGCCGCAAGGTGGCCTTTGTGTTGGGACGCCACAAAGTGCGCAC GGCACCCCTGAACGAGGACGTGTTCACTCCTCCGGCCCCCAGCCCAGCTTTGTCTCTGGACTCTGATATCCAGGAGCTGTCCGAACAGATCCACAGGCTGCTGTTACAG ccgGTACACAGCCCCAGTCCCACCGGGCTCTGTGGGGTCGGCCCCGCCGCTTCCCCGGGCCCTCTCCTCAGCCCTGGCTCCTCCAGTGATAGCAACGGGGGTGACGCTGAGGGGCCCGGGCCTCCCGCCCCG GTGACCTTCCAGCAGATCTGTAAAGATGTGCACCTGGTGAAACATCAGGGACAGCAGCTTTTCATTGAGTCCCGCGCTTGGcctccgccccggccccgcctcccTG CCGCAGGCACCTTCAAGGCCAAGACCCTTTCCTGCCAGTCCCCAGACCCGGAGCTGGAGATGGTCCCTGCTCCAGTCCAGGCTCCACTCACCTTGACCCCtgaggaggtggagagaaaagAAGCCAATGGTTGTTCCTACCAGCAGATCAACTGCTTGGACAGCATCCTCAG GTACCTGGAAAGCTGTAACATTCCCAGCACCACCAAGCGTAAATGTGCCTCCTCCTCCTGCACCACCTCGTCAGCCTCCGACGATGACAAGCAGAGGACAGGTCCGCTCCCTCTGGGGGCCAAGAAAG ATGCATCGGCAGTGCTGTCCGGGGAGGGGGCCGTCCCACAGAAGGAGCCGGTGGTGGGAGGCGCCCTGAGCCCGCTCGCGCTGGCCAATAAGGCAGAGAGCGTGGTGTCCGTCACCAGTCAGTGTAGCTTCAGCTCCACCATCGTCCATGTGGGAGACAAGAAGCCCCCGGAGTCGG ACATCATCATGATGGAGGACCTGCCTGGCCTggctccaggcccagcccccagcccagcccccagccccacagtAGCCCCTGACCCAGCCCCAGATGCCTACCGCCCGGTGGGCCTGACCAAGGCCGTGCTGTCCCTGCACACACAGAAGGAGGAGCAGGCCTTCCTCAGCCGCTTCCGAGATCTCGGCCGACTGCGTGGACTTGACGGCTCCTCCCCGGCCCCCTTGGCCCCTGGTGAGCGAG GCTGCCACCACGGCCCCGCACCCCCCGGTCGCCGACACCACTGCCGATCCAAAGCCAAGCGCTCACGCCACCACCAGACCCCCCGGGCTGAAGCCCCTTGCTTCACCTCCCACCCGTCCCCCGTGCCACCCTCTGCCCCCTGGCCTCCCCCACCGGCCACTGCTCCCTTCCCAGCCGTGGTCCAGCCCTACCCTCTCCCGGTGTTCCCACGGGGaggcccccaccctcctccctccgcccctgCTTCCGGGCCCCCTGCAGCTTTCCCCGCCCCCCTAGTGACCCCAATGGTAGCCTTGGTGCTCCCTAACTACCTGTTCCCGACCCCGTCCGGCTATCCCTATGGGGTACCCCAGACTCCCGCTGAAGGGCCTCCAACCCCGGCCTCCCACTCCCCctctccgcccctgcccccaccgccccccagccctccccaccggCCCGACTCTCCCCTGTTCAACTCGAGATGCAGCTCCCCACTCCAGCTAAATCTGCTGCAGCTTGAGGAGCCCCCCCGTGTTGAAGGGGGTGCTGTTGCAGGGGGCACTGGGAGCAGTGCTGGGCCCCCGCCTCCCAGTGAGGAGGCTGCTGAGCCAGAGGCCAGACTG GTGGAGGTAACGGAGTCCTCCAATCAGGACGCGCTGTCCGGCTCCAGTGACCTGCTGGAGTTGCTGCTGCAAGAAGATTCTCGATCTGGCACGGGCTCCGCCTCCTCGGGCTCCGGCTTGGGCTCCGGGTCCGGGTCCGGGTCCGGGGCAGGCTCCCACGAGGGAGGCAGCACTTCAGCCAGCATCACAC GCAGCAGTCAGAGCAGCCACACGAGCAAGTACTTTGGCAGCGTTGACTCCTCTGAGGCCGAAGCCGGGGCCGCCCCGGCCAGGGCTGAGCCTGGGGAGCAGGTCATTAAGTACGTGCTCCAGGATCCCATCTGGCTGCTCATGGCCAACGCCGACCAGCGCGTCATGATGACCTACCAGGTGCCCTCCAG GGACATGGCCTCCGTGCTGAAGCAGGACCGGGAGCGGCTCCGGGCCATGCAGAAGCAACAGCCTCGCTTCTCAGAGGACCAGCGTAGGGAACTGGGTGCTGTGCACTCCTGGGTCCGGAAGGGTCAGCTGCCTCGGGCCCTCGATGTGATG GCCTGTGTGGATTGCGGCAGTAGCACCCGAGACCCCGGCCACCCTGATGACCCGCTCTTCTCGGAACTGGACGGACTGGGACTGGAGCCCATGGAGGAGGGCGGAGgcgagggtggtggtggtggcggcggcggcggcagtggCGAGGGTGAGGGCGGAGAGGAGGCCGGCGCTCAAGCTGGGGCCAGGGCCTCAAGCTCCCAAGACCTGGccatggaggaggaggaacaagGTGGGAGCCCATCCAGTCCAGCCTTACCTGCCACGGAAAATGGCACCAGCTAG
- the PER1 gene encoding period circadian protein homolog 1 isoform X4 encodes MNGPLEGADGGGDSGPGESFCPGGAPSPGPPQHRSCPGPSLADDTDANSNGSSGNESNGPESRGASQRSSHSSSSGNGKDSALLETTESSKSTNSQSPSPPSSSIAYSLLSASSEQDNPSTSGCSSEQSARARTQKELMTALRELKLRLPPERRGKGRSGTLATLQYALACVKQVQANQEYYQQWSLEEGEPCAMDMSTYTLEELEHITSEYTLRNQDTFSVAVSFLTGRIIYISEQAGTLLRCKRDVFRGARFSELLAPQDVGVFYGSTAPSRLPTWGAGASAGSGLKDFTQEKSVFCRIRGGPDRDSGPRYQPFRLTPYVTKIRVSDGAPAQPCCLLIAERIHSGYEAPRIPPDKRIFTTRHTPSCLFQDVDERAAPLLGYLPQDLLGAPVLLFLHPEDRPLMLAIHKKILQLAGQPFDHSPIRFCARNGEYVTMDTSWAGFVHPWSRKVAFVLGRHKVRTAPLNEDVFTPPAPSPALSLDSDIQELSEQIHRLLLQPVHSPSPTGLCGVGPAASPGPLLSPGSSSDSNGGDAEGPGPPAPVTFQQICKDVHLVKHQGQQLFIESRAWPPPRPRLPAAGTFKAKTLSCQSPDPELEMVPAPVQAPLTLTPEEVERKEANGCSYQQINCLDSILRYLESCNIPSTTKRKCASSSCTTSSASDDDKQRTGPLPLGAKKDIIMMEDLPGLAPGPAPSPAPSPTVAPDPAPDAYRPVGLTKAVLSLHTQKEEQAFLSRFRDLGRLRGLDGSSPAPLAPGERGCHHGPAPPGRRHHCRSKAKRSRHHQTPRAEAPCFTSHPSPVPPSAPWPPPPATAPFPAVVQPYPLPVFPRGGPHPPPSAPASGPPAAFPAPLVTPMVALVLPNYLFPTPSGYPYGVPQTPAEGPPTPASHSPSPPLPPPPPSPPHRPDSPLFNSRCSSPLQLNLLQLEEPPRVEGGAVAGGTGSSAGPPPPSEEAAEPEARLVEVTESSNQDALSGSSDLLELLLQEDSRSGTGSASSGSGLGSGSGSGSGAGSHEGGSTSASITRSSQSSHTSKYFGSVDSSEAEAGAAPARAEPGEQVIKYVLQDPIWLLMANADQRVMMTYQVPSRDMASVLKQDRERLRAMQKQQPRFSEDQRRELGAVHSWVRKGQLPRALDVMACVDCGSSTRDPGHPDDPLFSELDGLGLEPMEEGGGEGGGGGGGGGSGEGEGGEEAGAQAGARASSSQDLAMEEEEQGGSPSSPALPATENGTS; translated from the exons ATGAATGGCCCCCTGGAAGgggctgatgggggaggggactcCGGACCGGGGGAGTCCTTTTGCCCTGGAGGGGCCCCATCCCCTGGGCCGCCACAGCACCGGTCTtgccctggccccagcctggCTGATGACACAGATGCCAACAGCAATGGCTCCAGCGGCAACGAGTCCAACGGGCCCGAGTCCAGGGGCGCATCCCAGCGGAGCTCACACAGCTCCTCCTCTGGCAACGGCAAGGACTCCGCCCTGCTGGAGACCACTGAGAGCAGCAAGAG CACGAACTCTCAGagtccctccccacccagcagcTCCATTGCCTACAGCCTCCTGAGCGCCAGCTCTGAGCAGGACAACCCGTCTACCAGTGGCTGCAG CAGTGAACAGTCCGCCCGGGCCAGGACCCAGAAGGAACTCATGACGGCTCTGCGGGAGCTCAAGCTTCGGCTGCCGCCAGAGCGTCGGGGCAAGGGCCGCTCCGGGACCCTGGCCACGCTTCAGTATGCTCTGGCCTGTGTCAAGCAGGTGCAGG CCAACCAGGAATACTACCAGCAGTGGAGCCTGGAGGAGGGCGAACCTTGTGCCATGGACATGTCCACCTATACCCTGGAGGAGCTGGAGCACATCACGTCTGAGTATACGCTCCGCAACCAG GATACCTTCTCCGTGGCGGTCTCCTTCCTGACGGGCCGCATCATCTACATCTCAGAGCAGGCGGGTACCCTGCTGCGCTGCAAGCGGGACGTGTTCCGGGGCGCCCGCTTCTCTGAGCTCCTGGCCCCCCAGGACGTGGGCGTCTTCTACGGTTCCACTGCCCCATCTCGCCTGCCCACCTGGGGCGCCGGGGCCTCAGCAG GTTCAGGCCTCAAGGACTTCACCCAGGAGAAGTCTGTCTTCTGCCGTATCAG AGGGGGTCCTGACCGGGATTCAGGGCCTCGGTACCAGCCATTCCGCCTAACGCCGTATGTGACCAAGATCCGGGTCTCAGATGGGGCCCCCGCGCAGCCATGCTGCCTGCTCATTGCAGAGCGCATCCACTCGGGTTACGAAG CTCCCCGGATCCCTCCTGACAAGAGGATCTTCACTACTCGGCACACGCCCAGCTGCCTCTTCCAGGATGTGGACGAAAG GGCCGCCCCCCTGCTGGGCTACCTTCCCCAGGACCTCCTGGGGGCCCCAGTCCTCCTGTTCCTGCACCCTGAGGACCGGCCCCTCATGTTGGCCATCCACAAGAAGA TCCTGCAGTTGGCTGGCCAGCCCTTCGATCACTCCCCCATCCGCTTCTGCGCCAGGAATGGGGAGTACGTCACCATGGACACCAGCTGGGCCGGCTTCGTGCACCCCTGGAGCCGCAAGGTGGCCTTTGTGTTGGGACGCCACAAAGTGCGCAC GGCACCCCTGAACGAGGACGTGTTCACTCCTCCGGCCCCCAGCCCAGCTTTGTCTCTGGACTCTGATATCCAGGAGCTGTCCGAACAGATCCACAGGCTGCTGTTACAG ccgGTACACAGCCCCAGTCCCACCGGGCTCTGTGGGGTCGGCCCCGCCGCTTCCCCGGGCCCTCTCCTCAGCCCTGGCTCCTCCAGTGATAGCAACGGGGGTGACGCTGAGGGGCCCGGGCCTCCCGCCCCG GTGACCTTCCAGCAGATCTGTAAAGATGTGCACCTGGTGAAACATCAGGGACAGCAGCTTTTCATTGAGTCCCGCGCTTGGcctccgccccggccccgcctcccTG CCGCAGGCACCTTCAAGGCCAAGACCCTTTCCTGCCAGTCCCCAGACCCGGAGCTGGAGATGGTCCCTGCTCCAGTCCAGGCTCCACTCACCTTGACCCCtgaggaggtggagagaaaagAAGCCAATGGTTGTTCCTACCAGCAGATCAACTGCTTGGACAGCATCCTCAG GTACCTGGAAAGCTGTAACATTCCCAGCACCACCAAGCGTAAATGTGCCTCCTCCTCCTGCACCACCTCGTCAGCCTCCGACGATGACAAGCAGAGGACAGGTCCGCTCCCTCTGGGGGCCAAGAAAG ACATCATCATGATGGAGGACCTGCCTGGCCTggctccaggcccagcccccagcccagcccccagccccacagtAGCCCCTGACCCAGCCCCAGATGCCTACCGCCCGGTGGGCCTGACCAAGGCCGTGCTGTCCCTGCACACACAGAAGGAGGAGCAGGCCTTCCTCAGCCGCTTCCGAGATCTCGGCCGACTGCGTGGACTTGACGGCTCCTCCCCGGCCCCCTTGGCCCCTGGTGAGCGAG GCTGCCACCACGGCCCCGCACCCCCCGGTCGCCGACACCACTGCCGATCCAAAGCCAAGCGCTCACGCCACCACCAGACCCCCCGGGCTGAAGCCCCTTGCTTCACCTCCCACCCGTCCCCCGTGCCACCCTCTGCCCCCTGGCCTCCCCCACCGGCCACTGCTCCCTTCCCAGCCGTGGTCCAGCCCTACCCTCTCCCGGTGTTCCCACGGGGaggcccccaccctcctccctccgcccctgCTTCCGGGCCCCCTGCAGCTTTCCCCGCCCCCCTAGTGACCCCAATGGTAGCCTTGGTGCTCCCTAACTACCTGTTCCCGACCCCGTCCGGCTATCCCTATGGGGTACCCCAGACTCCCGCTGAAGGGCCTCCAACCCCGGCCTCCCACTCCCCctctccgcccctgcccccaccgccccccagccctccccaccggCCCGACTCTCCCCTGTTCAACTCGAGATGCAGCTCCCCACTCCAGCTAAATCTGCTGCAGCTTGAGGAGCCCCCCCGTGTTGAAGGGGGTGCTGTTGCAGGGGGCACTGGGAGCAGTGCTGGGCCCCCGCCTCCCAGTGAGGAGGCTGCTGAGCCAGAGGCCAGACTG GTGGAGGTAACGGAGTCCTCCAATCAGGACGCGCTGTCCGGCTCCAGTGACCTGCTGGAGTTGCTGCTGCAAGAAGATTCTCGATCTGGCACGGGCTCCGCCTCCTCGGGCTCCGGCTTGGGCTCCGGGTCCGGGTCCGGGTCCGGGGCAGGCTCCCACGAGGGAGGCAGCACTTCAGCCAGCATCACAC GCAGCAGTCAGAGCAGCCACACGAGCAAGTACTTTGGCAGCGTTGACTCCTCTGAGGCCGAAGCCGGGGCCGCCCCGGCCAGGGCTGAGCCTGGGGAGCAGGTCATTAAGTACGTGCTCCAGGATCCCATCTGGCTGCTCATGGCCAACGCCGACCAGCGCGTCATGATGACCTACCAGGTGCCCTCCAG GGACATGGCCTCCGTGCTGAAGCAGGACCGGGAGCGGCTCCGGGCCATGCAGAAGCAACAGCCTCGCTTCTCAGAGGACCAGCGTAGGGAACTGGGTGCTGTGCACTCCTGGGTCCGGAAGGGTCAGCTGCCTCGGGCCCTCGATGTGATG GCCTGTGTGGATTGCGGCAGTAGCACCCGAGACCCCGGCCACCCTGATGACCCGCTCTTCTCGGAACTGGACGGACTGGGACTGGAGCCCATGGAGGAGGGCGGAGgcgagggtggtggtggtggcggcggcggcggcagtggCGAGGGTGAGGGCGGAGAGGAGGCCGGCGCTCAAGCTGGGGCCAGGGCCTCAAGCTCCCAAGACCTGGccatggaggaggaggaacaagGTGGGAGCCCATCCAGTCCAGCCTTACCTGCCACGGAAAATGGCACCAGCTAG